From a single Thermoleophilaceae bacterium genomic region:
- a CDS encoding CDGSH iron-sulfur domain-containing protein, with the protein MKVRENGPYKVTGPIRLIDADGNVFDLPDDGRPVALCRCGASKTKPFCDKSHSRIGFAAAERAVTESERS; encoded by the coding sequence ATCAAGGTCCGGGAGAACGGGCCCTACAAGGTCACCGGGCCGATCAGGCTGATCGACGCGGACGGCAACGTCTTCGACCTTCCTGACGACGGCCGGCCGGTGGCGCTGTGCCGCTGCGGGGCGTCGAAGACCAAGCCGTTCTGCGACAAGAGCCACTCGCGAATCGGATTCGCGGCCGCCGAGCGCGCCGTGACCGAGTCCGAGCGCTCGTGA
- a CDS encoding AAA family ATPase, with translation EIADIVSMWTGIPVFKLTEAETQKLLRMEDELHKRVIGQHMAIEAVSKAIRRSRAGIKDPKRPTGSFIFLGPSGVGKTELARTLAEFLFGDEDAMVRIDMSEYMEKHSVSRLVGSPPGYIGYDEGGQLTEAVRRKPYSVLLLDEIEKAHPDVFNILLQILEDGRLTDAQGRTVDFRHAIVIMTSNIGASEIARNTPLGFAVSDDETGITYDDMKTRIMGELKKVFRPEFLNRIDEVIVFHKLTKDEVKEIVELLLRHIRESMAERELSLNLSDDAKNLLVEKGWDPAMGARPLRRAIQRYIEDPLADKVLSSSMEPGSTVEVGKAADGEEPEVKIEIVGPKPRKRQTVGVGAKGGEGEGGGEPSGSAPSDLPEDPEVLPEVPDAPPADESSSDQS, from the coding sequence GGAGATCGCCGACATCGTCTCGATGTGGACCGGCATCCCCGTCTTCAAGCTCACCGAGGCCGAGACCCAGAAGCTGCTGCGCATGGAGGACGAGCTGCACAAGCGCGTCATCGGCCAGCACATGGCGATCGAGGCCGTGTCCAAGGCCATCCGCCGCTCGCGCGCGGGCATCAAGGACCCCAAGCGGCCCACCGGCTCGTTCATCTTCCTCGGCCCCTCGGGCGTTGGTAAGACCGAGCTGGCCCGCACACTCGCCGAGTTCCTGTTCGGCGACGAGGACGCGATGGTGCGGATCGACATGTCCGAGTACATGGAGAAGCACTCCGTGTCGCGGCTCGTCGGCTCGCCTCCCGGCTACATCGGCTACGACGAGGGCGGCCAGCTAACCGAGGCCGTGCGCCGCAAGCCGTACTCGGTGCTGCTGCTCGACGAGATCGAGAAGGCCCACCCGGACGTCTTCAACATCCTGCTCCAGATCCTGGAGGACGGCCGTCTGACCGATGCCCAGGGGCGCACGGTCGACTTCCGTCACGCCATCGTGATCATGACCTCGAACATCGGCGCCTCCGAGATCGCGCGCAACACGCCGCTCGGCTTCGCGGTGTCCGACGACGAGACGGGCATCACGTACGACGACATGAAGACGCGGATCATGGGCGAGCTCAAGAAGGTCTTCCGGCCCGAGTTCCTCAACCGAATCGACGAGGTCATCGTCTTCCACAAGCTCACCAAGGACGAGGTCAAGGAGATCGTGGAGCTGCTCCTGCGGCACATCCGCGAGTCCATGGCCGAGCGCGAGCTGTCGCTCAACCTGTCCGACGACGCCAAGAACCTGCTGGTCGAGAAGGGCTGGGATCCCGCCATGGGCGCCCGTCCGCTCCGCCGTGCGATTCAGCGCTACATTGAGGATCCGCTCGCCGACAAGGTGCTGTCGTCCTCGATGGAGCCCGGCTCGACGGTGGAGGTCGGCAAGGCGGCCGATGGCGAGGAGCCCGAGGTGAAGATCGAGATAGTCGGTCCGAAGCCGCGCAAGCGCCAGACGGTCGGCGTCGGCGCCAAGGGCGGCGAGGGCGAGGGCGGCGGCGAGCCGTCCGGGAGCGCGCCGTCCGATCTCCCCGAGGATCCCGAGGTCCTGCCCGAGGTGCCGGACGCACCTCCGGCTGACGAATCGTCCTCGGACCAGTCCTAG